TGCCATGTACGCCAAGCAAAGAACCTACTTTTTTATGGGATCGCTCCTGATGCTGATCCTTTTTAATGCCATGCTCTTCTTCGATGAGCTCAATACCGAGGCACCCGCGGATACCGCAGATACGACCGCAGTGACCGTACCGGGAACGGGCGTAGTTTATGTTGTGCGGGCAGAAGGCCTTGTTGATAACGGCCTGCACCGCTACATAGAGCGCGGTATTCGTCAGGCGGAAGAAAGTGAAGCAGCTGCGCTTGTGCTCCACATGGACACCTTCGGCGGTCTCGTAGATGCTGCGGACAAAATCCGCAAAAATCTACTCGATACGGATGTGAAGACCATCACCTTCATCGATAAAAATGCAGCTTCAGCCGGTGCGCTCATCGCTTTTTCGACGGACATCATTTATATGGCACCGGGTTCTTCCATCGGCGCAGCTACGGTAGTGGATGGCGGTGGTACCGAAGCCAATGAGAAAATGCAGAGCTACATGCGCGGTCTCATGCGCTCTACTGCTGAAGCAACCGGACGCGATCCGAGAATTGCCGAAGCCATGGTAGATGAGCGTATCGAAATTGAAGGCATTACCGAAGAAGGCGTACTCGTAACGCTCAGCACAAGCGAAGCACTCGAACTCGGCATGATTGACGGATCAGAGCGCAGCCTGGAAGAAGTGCTTGCGTCCATTGGTATCGACCATCTCGAACTGATTTACCTGCAGGAAACCGCCAATGAAAAAGTGCTGCGTTTCCTCGCCAACCCCATCATGAGCAGCATACTTATGCTGATGATGCTGGGCGGTTTGTACTTCGAGTTGCAATCGCCGGGTGTCGGCTTTCCAGGCATGATGGCCTCCATCGGTGCCTTGTTGTTCTTTGCCCCGCTCTACATCATGGGATTTGCAGAGCCCTGGGAAATCATTCTCTTCTTTGTGGGCGTCCTGTTTATTGTGGTGGAGATATTCATCCTGCCCGGCTTCGGGATACCCGGGATAATTGGGGTGACGCTCCTGTTCTTCAGTCTTGTGGTATCCATGATCGGAAATGTGGGCTTCGAGTTCCCGGAAATGGAGTATATGAGCCGGGCAATTTGGACTATGGCTATTACCTTAATTTTAGGTATTTTGATGCTATTTTCACTCGGAAAATACTTGCCGCAGAATCGTATGTTTAGCAAACTCATA
This genomic stretch from Cyclonatronum proteinivorum harbors:
- a CDS encoding NfeD family protein yields the protein MYAKQRTYFFMGSLLMLILFNAMLFFDELNTEAPADTADTTAVTVPGTGVVYVVRAEGLVDNGLHRYIERGIRQAEESEAAALVLHMDTFGGLVDAADKIRKNLLDTDVKTITFIDKNAASAGALIAFSTDIIYMAPGSSIGAATVVDGGGTEANEKMQSYMRGLMRSTAEATGRDPRIAEAMVDERIEIEGITEEGVLVTLSTSEALELGMIDGSERSLEEVLASIGIDHLELIYLQETANEKVLRFLANPIMSSILMLMMLGGLYFELQSPGVGFPGMMASIGALLFFAPLYIMGFAEPWEIILFFVGVLFIVVEIFILPGFGIPGIIGVTLLFFSLVVSMIGNVGFEFPEMEYMSRAIWTMAITLILGILMLFSLGKYLPQNRMFSKLILVESTSKEKGYTSSESKDLLLGKEGVAVTALRPSGIALIDGERVDVVSQGDFVENGARIVVTNTSSSRVMVRRMIS